Proteins encoded within one genomic window of Thunnus albacares chromosome 13, fThuAlb1.1, whole genome shotgun sequence:
- the ankfy1 gene encoding rabankyrin-5 encodes MAEEEVAKLQKHLALLRQEYVKMQQKLADTERRCAVLAAQASGQGSNSPAAADTFISRLLDIVAELYQQEQYSDLNVNVAGEKLRAHKFVLAARSDVWSLANLASTSELDLSDCKPEVATAMLRWAYTDELELSQDDAFLIDLMKLANRFQLQLLRERCEKGVMSSVNVRNCIRFYQTAEELNATTLMNYCGEIIASHWDDLRKEDFSTMSAQLLYKMIKSKTEYPLHKAIKVEREDVVFLYLIEMDSQLPAKLNELDNNGDLALDLALSRKLESIATTLVNNKADVDMVDQSGWSLLHKAIQRGDEFASIFLIRHSAQVNAATVGAVETPLHLVCSFSPKKHSVEVMSGMARIAEALLKTGANPNMQNSKGRTPLHEAVASGNEPVFNQLLQCKQLDLELKDHEGSTALWLALQYITVSSDTSVNPFEDDAPVVNGTSFDENSFAAQLIQRGSNPDAPDTTTENCLMQRAARAGNEAAALFLATHGAKVNHVNKWGESPLHTACRCGLASLTAELLQQGANPNLQTQKALSDDTLDVALQTPLHMAIAHNHPDVVSVILEQKANALHATNNFQIIPDFSLKDSVDQTVLGLALWTGMHTIAAQLLGSGASINDTMSNGQTLLHMAIQRQDSKSALFLLEHQADINVRTQEGQTALQLAISNQLPLVVDAICTRGADMSVVDDKGDPPLWLALENGLEDIASTLVRHGCDATCWSTGPSGCQQTLLHRAVDENNEVSACFLIRSGCDVNSPRQPGPNGEGDEEARDGQTPLHLASSWGLEDVVQCLLEFGANVNTQDAEGRAPIHAAISNQHNVIIQLLISHPDIRLNIRDRQGMTPFACAMTHKNNKAAEAILKREPGAAEQVDNKGRNFLHVAVQNSDIESVLFLISVQANVNSRVQDAAKLTPLHLAVQAGSEIIVRNLLLAGAKVNELTKHRQTALHLAAQQDLATICSVLLENGVDFAAEDENGNNALHLAVMQGRLNNVRTLLTESNIDAEAFNLRGQSPMHVLGHYGKENAAAIFELFLECMPEYPLDKPDNEGNTVLLLAYMKGNANLCRAIVRAGARLGINNNQGINIFNYQVATKQLLFRLLDMLSKEPPWCDGSNCYECVAKFGVTTRKHHCRHCGRLLCHKCSIKEIPIIKFDLNKPVRVCDICFDVLTLGGVS; translated from the exons AGGAGGTGGCCAAGCTGCAGAAGCACCTGGCCCTGCTCAGGCAGGAGTATGTGAAGATGCAGCAGAAGCTGGCCGACACAGAGAGGCGCTGTGCCGTGCTTGCTGCTCAGGCCTCTGGCCAGGGCTCCAACAGCCCTGCAGCTGCAGACACCTTTATTAGCCGTCTGCTGGACATCGTGGCCGAACTCTATCAGCAGGAACAGTACAG tGATCTGAATGTGAATGTCGCAGGCGAGAAGCTCCGTGCCCATAAGTTTGTGTTGGCTGCTCGTAGTGATGTCTGGAGTCTGGCCAACCTGGCCTCCACCTCTGAACTGGACCTATCTG ATTGCAAACCTGAGGTTGCTACGGCGATGTTGCGCTGGGCATACACTGATGAGTTGGAACTTAGTCAGGATGATGCCTTTCTTATCGACTTGATGAAGCTGGCCAACCGCTTCCAGCTTCAGCTGCTCAGAGAGAG GTGTGAAAAAGGCGTAATGTCCTCGGTGAATGTCAGGAATTGCATTCGCTTCTACCAGACAGCTGAGGAGCTAAATGCTACCACCCTGATGAACTACTGTGGGGAGATCATAGCCAGTCACTGG GATGATCTGAGGAAAGAAGACTTCAGCACCATGAGTGCCCAACTTCTGTACAAGATGATCAAGTCTAAAACAGAGTATCCTCTCCACAAAGCCATCAAAGTCGAGCGAGAAGATGTGGTCTTTCTCTATCTCATAGAGATGGACTCGCAG TTGCCTGCAAAGCTGAATGAACTGGACAACAACGGTGATCTGGCACTAGACCTGGCACTGTCTCGAAAATTGGAAAGTATTGCCACCACTCTGGTTAACAACAAAGCTGATGTGGATATGGTGGACCAGAGCGGCTGGAGCCTTCTGCATAAGGCCATCCAAAGAG gTGATGAATTTGCCTCCATCTTCCTGATTCGCCACTCAGCTCAGGTGAACGCGGCGACAGTGGGGGCGGTGGAAACCCCACTTCACCTGGTCTGTTCTTTTAGCCCCAAGAAACACTCAGTGGAAGTGATGAGCGGTATGGCACGAATCGCAGAGGCTCTGCTCAAGACCGGAGCCAACCCCAACATGCAAAACAGCAAGGGCAG aACTCCACTGCATGAAGCTGTGGCTTCAGGGAATGAGCCAGTGTTCAACCAGCTACTACAGTGCAAACA GCTTGACCTTGAACTGAAGGACCATGAGGGGAGCACAGCTCTGTGGCTGGCCCTGCAGTATATCACTGTGTCTTCAGACACCTCAGTAAACCCATTTGAGGATGATGCACCGGTGGTGAACGGCACTTCGTTTGATGAGAATAGCTTTGCAGCCCAGCTTATCCAGAGAGGAAGCAACCCTGACGCACCTGACACCACCACAG AAAACTGCCTCATGCAGAGAGCAGCACGGGCAGGCAATGAGGCAGCTGCTCTGTTCCTAGCCACTCATGGGGCAAAGGTCAACCATGTCAACAAATGG GGTGAGAGCCCGCTTCATACAGCATGTCGCTGTGGCCTGGCGAGCCTGACAgcagagctgctccagcagggGGCCAACCCCAACCTGCAGACCCAGAAGGCTCTGTCTGACGACACCCTTGATGTGGCTTTGCAGACCCCCCTTCACATGGCTATTGCTCACAACCACCCAGACGTGGTCTCTGTCATCCTTGAGCAAAAAG CCAATGCACTTCATGCCACCAACAACTTCCAGATCATTCCAGACTTCAGCCTCAAAGACTCCGTGGACCAGACAGTGCTGGGCTTGGCCCTCTGGACAG GTATGCACACCATAGCAGCTCAGCTGCTGGGCTCAGGGGCTTCTATCAATGACACTATGTCCAATGGACAAACTCTGCTTCACATGGCTATCCAAAGACAGGACAGCAAGAGTGCCCTCTTCCTTCTTGAGCATCAGGCAGACATCAATGTCAG GACCCAGGAGGGACAAACAGCACTACAGTTGGCCATCAGTAACCAGCTGCCACTGGTGGTGGATGCCATTTGCACACGAGGAGCTGATATGTCTGTGGTGGATGACAAAGGAGACCCTCCTTTGTGGCTGGCTCTGGAGAATGGCCTGGAAGATATTGCATCCACGCTG GTCCGCCATGGCTGTGATGCAACTTGTTGGAGCACCGGCCCGTCTGGCTGCCAGcagacgctcctgcacagagCTGTTGATGAAAATAATGAGGTCTCTGCCTGCTTCCTCATCCGCAG TGGTTGTGATGTGAACAGCCCCAGGCAGCCAGGCCCCAACGGGGAGGGAGACGAAGAAGCCCGAGATGGACAAACACCCCTCCACCTGGCAAGCAGCTGGGGATTGGAGGATGTGGTGCAGTGCCTTCTGGAGTTTGGAGCCAATGTTAATACACAA GATGCAGAGGGCAGAGCTCCCATCCATGCTGCCATTAGCAATCAGCACAATGTCATTATACAGCTCCTCATTTCCCATCCGGACATTCGTCTTAACATCCGTGACCGTCAAGGAATGACACCCTTCGCCTGTGCCATGACGCACAAGAACAATAAGGCAGCGGAGGCTATCCTAAAGAGGGAGCCAGGTGCTGCTGAGCAG GTTGACAACAAAGGGCGCAATTTTCTCCACGTGGCTGTGCAAAACTCGGATATTGAAAGTGTCTTGTTCCTCATCAGTGTCCAAGCTAATGTTAACTCCAGGGTTCAGGATGCAGCCAAACTCACCCCTCTCCACCTGGCTGTCCAGGCTGGGTCTGAGATCATTGTCCGCAACCTG CTGCTTGCCGGAGCCAAAGTCAATGAGCTcaccaaacacagacagacagccctACATTTGGCTGCCCAGCAGGACCTGGCCActatttgttctgttttgctaGAGAATGGAGTAGACTTTGCTGCTGAGGATGAGAACGGCAATAATG CTCTGCACCTGGCTGTGATGCAGGGCCGCCTTAACAATGTCAGAACCCTTCTCACAGAGTCCAACATTGATGCTGAGGCCTTCAATCTCAG GGGTCAGTCACCAATGCACGTATTAGGCCATTATGGGAAAGAGAACGCAGCTGCCATTTTTGAGTTGTTCCTGGAGTGTATGCCTGAATATCCTCTGGACAAACCAGATAATGAAGGGAACACAG TTCTGCTCCTGGCCTACATGAAAGGAAACGCAAACCTGTGCCGTGCCATTGTGAGGGCTGGGGCTAGACTAGGCATCAATAATAATCAGGGCATTAACATTTTCAACTACCAAGTTGCAACTAAACAGTTGCTCTTCCGCCTTCTAG ATATGCTGTCCAAAGAGCCCCCTTGGTGTGATGGGTCCAACTGCTACGAATGTGTTGCCAAGTTTGGTGTTACAACACGGAAACATCACTG CCGCCACTGTGGGCGCCTGTTGTGCCACAAGTGCTCTATAAAGGAGATACCCATCATCAAGTTTGACTTGAACAAGCCGGTGAGGGTGTGTGACATCTGCTTTGATGTACTAACTCTGGGTGGGGTGTCGTAA